Genomic DNA from Parasteatoda tepidariorum isolate YZ-2023 chromosome 3, CAS_Ptep_4.0, whole genome shotgun sequence:
TCACCTTGTTCTCTTTACAATGAgataaacataactttatatGCACGCAAGTAAGTGATAATAAGGATAAATTCTAATAACTAACAACTATCCAAATTTTCAgccataattttaacatttactgtAACTGTGAagtttcttattgaaaaaaagtaagtaatgaacttattacatgcatttattaatacagaacataatttttttgagtcAGATAATTTTCACTCCGTGTAATTCCAATGGCGAATTTTCCACTCTCGCCTCCGGcggtaaagtttttctttccacAAATCAGGAATCGTTTCTCCCTTGTCCACACTCTTTTACTCTAGGCACTCTATTCCGAGTTAACTCGGGCGTTGCAGAATTTGTCGGTACGTTTTGTATTATCACGTTTTTTCTCCGTcagaagcaaaaagaaaaaaaaaatctgctgtgattggaattttcttaagttttgtttgggagttttattgttgaattcaCACGTGTTTGTGCGATTgtatttacatagaaaaaaagtgcaaaaaaatggCGTATCTTTTCACTGGCGTTTGAAAAGTATCACTCTGTATTATCCTTTAtcatacaaagactaatatttaacttttttcattgacCCCCGAGATAAATTGGGATAATAAACTTATGGTAAACTAAATGTTTGCtactcaagaaaaaataaaattttcaacttaaagcttctgtattatgttttgttttagttccttgtatttattagtgaaataaaaaaaaattttgattttttgcattttttctcttcaaaaaaaattagtaaggaTTTACTTATGAACCTTTTCCATTAAATGcgatttataagaataaatacgaaaaattataattagcagCAGGGATTAAACAGTCAcaaaaaactaacattaaataaCAGGAATACTGTGCTATCATTTCCCAATATAATATGAAGCTTGAAACATTTTCtagttgcaaataatttttattattgatgtacTACTAATAAACAATagttgaatatattaaatagagTACATCCAAACactttattgtaatatttttttctctcttacaCTTACACacgtttataaataaaatttgtgaaaagaaCAAATCGTTGTCTTCATTCTTGAATCAACCAATGGTTTTACCATTTTTCTAATAAGGCCAATTTCTGCTAATAATCCTGCTTCCATTGAAATTCTTTGTATATTTGTCTGACTTTTTGTAGTATGATTttccttagaaattttttcatcaaatgtcTGTCCTTTTTACACATAGGCGAcgaattcaaaattctttttcaattccgTCAGTCGTCAAGTAACTCGAatcttttttctgattttggTGACTTTTGTACTATATCCCCCCTGACTCTGAAGTACTTCCAAAATCGAGTTTTCCAATATCATTTATTGGCATTCCAAACACTTTTTGAGAACTTTCAAATTCGAGCTTTGGCATACTTTTGACAAATTCCCTTGCACAACTCTGCTGAGTATTCATTTTCTTGGCTTGCAACCCCAAAATTTTTACTCTTCGTCTCCATCTCTAACTGACGTCGAGCATTTTCTGCTTCTTTTTCTATTCTATctcttgctattttttttttcaattagtaacttaatttattcttcTTCCTCATAAGTCAAATCTTTTACGATCCTTGTACATTCAAACTTCAACTTCTTCGCCTATGCCGATAAATTACGTCTATTTTCTTTCAACAGAAacgatataattatttttcacacttCTTCTAACTAAAAACTGAATACTAGGGCTTTCGGAGAAAGAAAGCaatattattcagtttttacCCCCATTTTGTAAGATGCCACTTATCAGAGCAATAGGATGAGTGGTGAGTGGTCTGGTTCTAAACTAGTAGAGTCATcaatggtttaattaaaattttgatatagtgCAATTGGGAAGTaagaaacagaattaaaaaacatattcttttattgAGCCGCATTAAGTATatctaaaacaataataaacatctttaaataaaagCCAGTCTCGTGCCTGTCCGTTTGTCACATAGCATGTTccattactaaattatttttcttgcttttgcCAGCCTCCCTaaacgtatatttttaaaggtcctgacaattgggtataatatgaaaaaaacacaactacttcgatttagtaggaacaacatatgacgcaatgctaaacgaatggaatttagttgttgtttatttagttattgttattagtagttgttgttatttgttttagttgttgttgtttatttagttgtatttagtttcaataacttttctttataatgcaataaaatctggcgagcaNaataagttttaattttattagcttaaaataaataaatattttaaaagaaaatttatctagAAAATAGTGTACTATACTCACCGATACTAAAATGATGTGCAGGTTCCTGTTATGGTAGTACATCAACTGCATTGAGATGGTTATTTCATCgtgtgaaagtatttttaatgctttgattttaaagaaaatgttattattaaactaaaaaactgtTCCGTTtcgtctataaaaaaatttcatccgatCATCCTCTTCACCAACGTCGccgccatttttatttacatttgtatacGTCATCACATAAAATTGAAACGTCATAAAAGCAAACGCTCTGATTGGTTCATGAAAGAAATTGCCTGAACGGTTGCAGATATTTCGTGCAACCGTGATTTCTATATCACACGAgcaatttttggagaaatttcacTTACAGTTGCACTTACACTTGCAGTTACACTTGCAGTTACACACATTTTCTCTCGTGTAATATAGCCATTAAGTCATTCTCCTAAAGTttcgaaatgattttttcattttgagcaAAGCGATTTTCCTAAAAGCATGTGAAAAACTAGCACTCATCTTTAGAGTGAGATAAAAGCGTGAAGGTAATCAGTTAGGGAAATTTGATAATAAAGATCAACGTTCGACAATGAAGGTCATGTTTATGTCTGTCTATCTTTTTATagattacaatattaaaaattcaaatattcttttaaacctcttcaaaaaaaacttattattttcctGGCTCTTGTGAATCAAGTTGAACCTAATTGCATGTGAAGTTGTGGTCGCTATTTTCGTAAATTACGTGggtatgttttctttttcttttatttttaaatcaccccttttttttttaaaaaaaaaaatttggttcttTAAAACAGACAGACGCTTTTcgaaaactcttttaaaaaggaaacgttaatttaaaataattctgccgtagaaaactaaaattatttgcttagtGTTacgaatcatatttttttaagtgcgcctctaataaagaagtaaaaaattgcctattcttttaaattttcagttcagAAAATCTCATGAtcactttttacaaattattataagctacatagtacaataattttacataatttcttaaattcattaCAGAGTGTGATTGCTAATTAttaagacataaaaaattttaaattttcgaatggTAACTTTTAATGTctactcaaattatttttgaaaaaaaacaacaacaacatacaaTACAGAATGTGTTATAAAAtaggaagaaataaatgaaaagtaattttattcgtTAGTGATATGTTACGATAATCCAGGTCCAGATTTAGAAATCCGGGAGCTCTAGGACAGGACAGAACTGTTGGGGGTTCTATTAGTCCTCAAATTTACATGTTGTTAATTTACgaaatgcttttaaactttttataacagaagtaaatgataatatatttgtaaatttgtgtgtatgtttagtttaatttttgttactcaaaattttaacagaCAATTCTTAAAGAgaatacacacacacaaaataTCTGCAAATATCTGTATGCCTCTCACAACTTGCTTGTATCattataacaattcaaattcaaaatggtttttattactcttgaattaagtttttttctttaaattttttttaatttaaaagttcaaatttatatttagtctAATCTCAtctctatttttgtttctcttttgaCAGTTACTCGAACATGGagttaataaatgaagaaattaagagagagaaattttcttaaaataggataaatataatcataatttaaagcaaaaaaattttaaattacaatagaaataacttctaaacaaattgaaattaaaaaaaaaaaaactcttgtaaattgtgtgaaaaaatgGCTTACTTTAACACATCAAATTTCAATTCTGTAGTTGCAATCCTACAGACTGCAAAGCGGCCCACAGTGCATTTTTAACTACAAAGTTACTTAATAATTCTCtaacaaattatcaaattttaatgctttttactCTATCTTCGAACTTGCTTAtgcgattttttaatatagagagaTAGTTTATTTCTGAATTCCCAAACTTTTCCAAACCACGCCACCATCAAATCACGCGAGAATTTAAATTGTCGATATTCCAGTTATATTTGTCTGTGGCatagtatttattataatacttattgCTTCATATCATTAAGACaaggaaacataaattttggaaGTGGCGAGAATATAAACACAGTTTCTAAATACCATACTAAAAAAACTCTCAATAATTTTATGcgataaaaagcattaattataatattgtaagtaataataaatctaGGAGAAAAGGTAAGAGAAACTTgtacttaaatttgaaagtattgAGAATTTGTTTGAGCGAAAGGTGAGCTTGGTGTTCTGGAAGTAACTTTTTGAATTGTAGAACAGAACTTGATGTAtctatattacataattttttcgatatttattttccaGCAATATTTGCTTTATAGCTACTGCGAAAACTCAGCTTTGCAAACCTTTTCCTTTTAGGACAACCCAGGTTACTCAATTTCTTACATACATTTAAAGCCTTATTATTACTACcttactctttttttctttcgaaaagcCACAAGATTACTATCAAAGGACTAATTAAATGAGAACAACCAAAGGACCTGCAATTATGACCATCCTGTGTTCCGTGGCACAAAAGTTTGGGAGCCTCTACTTTAAGTTGTAGTAGCCTTAGAAGAAATGTGGTGACGTAACTATTTCTGAATTGTGGCATTTCCGGTTATAAAATCACAAAAccttttcgaattttaaaattaattgaattgcgTTTTGTATTGTCCTCGAATGAAAGTTGtgttagaatattatttatatattcggAGGGGCTATGACGTCGTGAGTTTGATCTCTGCCGGCAGACGACTCCAAATGGGCGCGAAATCTGTCTGGTGCAAGATGGatggatggtgtgtgaatgtgtcctccctgtaaaacgggatATGACGTATGTATGTCTCTGGATCATCCTTAGGAATGTTTCTCTTACTGTCACCATTTGCCCATTGTGCAGCCCTAGTGCgaagtaaattaaaactatcaTATCGTACCGATATATACTCTGTGATGCTTCTCTGTTCTGAAGgttaaaattctttcacaatcaaagaatcaaaaaacttaaattctttTCACTGAGGaacattacttttttgtaaGAGAGTGTAAGTTGTAGTTGTGTAGGAAAAAAGATCTTTGCtttgttaacatttaaaatttatacatagtgTTCTTCAACATTTTATCAGCATTTAATTCAAAGCATTAAAGAATCAGCTAtaatttcatagtaaaaaattacaaatgctCCTCTCTTTAGAAGTTTTACCAAATTTAGGTTCGTAAAACTAAATcctataaaaatacttaaaaacactTTTGCTGTATCAAATCACACCGtatttaaatcacatttgaattaaattgatcCTTTTCTGACTATTCACTGAATCTTTTAATGTCAGtaagaggaaaagaaaaaatatttttagcatgtgtaatggaaataatttatcaacattcatttcttttaacttttatcaaTGGTTTGTTCggtaattaataagttttatttaatttggaaaCTAAACAGTGAGAGTTGATAAGAAAAAGTGAAAGCTTAGTAATCCATCTGTATTTAACATTATGCTGAATACAATTGCAAGATTATACTCTTTAGAGATCGAAAGCTTTGTGACAGACTTCGGTACgaaatttttaaggatttttaactttttgtgatgaaactaactttttattaacagtttacataatttttaattttatttaggtaTTCAAATAGTAGCTAAAGTGACTTCATTAGTACGTTAAATCGTACTTAACCATTTCCATCCTAGTTCTTGGGAACATAACTTTGATAATTCTTCTACATTCCGATTTATTTGGATGGTAACTTTTCtagttattactttatttataaaagatttgcTAAAATatgcttagaaaaatatttttacatattggcAAGAGCATAACGTCTTTTTAACAAGATACCcacttaatttcagaaaaaaattccctaacTTTTTCAGGTAAATTACAACTAAAattaataccatattttatctatatcattcaatttttcatcagaaaaatttgattattttatttgtaatggcaaatatcagattttctgtgcaaaaaataaataatgtaattaaatgagGATGGGAAGATTTCAGTTtaactaaaatgcaaaatttttgcagcaaataattgtaatagatttaGAATTGTTTAACTCGGTTCTCAATAACTGACAACTGTTACTGATAATTttaagactggttattttccaggtataaAGTAGAATTTCTCCaggattttgtgaaaaaaattgcaacttgcCCTGACTATTCCCTGCTtcttgaagttaaaataaaactccctGACAATGTCAGGTTTTCCCTGTTTTAATCGTAATTTACAAATGAACTGAATGcaatttaattgtaagaaaaaacataatatttaacttgCTTTAATATAACGTTATATGCATGTGTAACACAGCTTTAAATATCACATTAAGTCATCAATGATAATTATCGAAAATATGTACTTTCATGTCAGCAAAATTATGCAGGTCTCAGCTTTTAATTCTTTACCACTTTATAAAAGGTCTTCTCGAAGTGGAGCAGTTAGCATCCTTGCAAAAAGAATTGGTGCCTGAAAGCTATGATGCAACTGCAAAGGGTTAAgacttttaacataaaatgtgaGAATGCATTAGTGAATAAGACAACTaaattacaggaaaaaaaatatattttattgtatatgttTCCTTATACATATATTCTTTATGTGTTCACTCTAGATAGtagaatatttaagttttctatAGTGTTTTTAGACGCACCTTTTTCAGCTCATAGAGCATAAACTGAAAAAACGAGAAGAACGTAGAGCTTGATTTACTGTACATAACATTGAAAACAAAGTAActcttaaataaaaagtcaattgCTCTTATGGAGCAAGTGTCTACAGCTACAACCATCTTATCcaatataagaaaaaacttcaaatcCTATGTTTTCTGTTCCATTTCACAGATAAGCTGGGTAGTCAATTTTATTTAGCTCCTcatcaaaattcatattttcctgaagaaattttttttatatacattatgtagacaatttactaattttggtacattctttttctaataaactgacaaattaatgtttttcccCTTTTCCCACAGGTAACTGTTTCAGTTACAAATTCgaaagactttaaaaatcttaaacatttttgtaaacttgAAAAAGGCTTTTATAGCATAtcttttattcaagaaataaattataaaataaaatttatatcattattaaaattcaactaCCAAACAAGACAATAAgtcagaaaaatgcattttatatacaCCACATTATTCACTCCTTTCACTTTAGTATATGAAAcacactattatttatttatttatttctgtttaactCACTGAGAggagaaaaaagattaaaatttgccattgaacacatttcaaaaaacttgactcaatatatatatatataNNNNNNNNNNNNNNNNNNNNNNNNNNNNNNNNNNNNNNNNNNNNNNNNNNNNNNNNNNNNNNNNNNNNNNNNNNNNNNNNNNNNNNNNNNNNNNNNNNNNNNNNNNNNNNNNNNNNNNNNNNNNNNNNNNNNNNNNNNNNNNNNNNNNNNNNNNNNNNNNNNNNNNNNNNNNNNNNNNNNNNNNNNNNNNNNNNNNNNNNNNNNNNNNNNNNNNNNNNNNNNNNNNNNNNNNNNNNNNNNNNNNNNNNNNNNNNNNNNNNNNNNNNNNNNNNNNNNNNNNNNNNNNNNNNNNNNNNNNNNNNNNNNNNNNNNNNNNNNNNNNNNNNNNNNNNNNNNNNNNNNNNNNNNNNNNNNNNNNNNNNNNNNNNNNNNNNNNNNNNNNNNNNNNNNNNNNNNNNNNNNNNNNNNNNNNNNNNNNNNNNNNNNNNNNNNNNNNNNNNNNNNNNNNNNNNNNNNNNNNNNNNNNNNNNNNNNNNNNNNNNNNNNNNNNNNNNNNNNNNNNNNNNNNNNNNNNNNNNNNNNNNNNNNNNNNNNNNNNNNNNNNNNNNNNNNNNNNNNNNNNNNNNNNNNNNNNNNNNNNNNNNNNNNNNNNNNNNNNNNNNNNNNNNNNNNNNNNNNNNNNNNNNNNNNNNNNNNNNNNNNNNNNNNNNNNNNNNNNNNNNNNNNNNNNNNNNNNNNNNNNNNNNNNNNNNNNNNNNNNNNNNNNNNNNNNNNNNNNNNNNNNNNNNNNNNNNNNNNNNNNNNNNNNNNNNNNNNNNNNNNNNNNNNNNNNNNNNNNNNNNNNNNNNNNNNNNNNNNNNNNNNNNNNNNNNNNNNNNNNNNNNNNNNNNNNNNNNNNNNNNNNNNNNNNNNNNNNtatatatatatagtcttactttttttagctatgacttttaaaatttgaaaaagaaattgtttaaaactgtgcaaaatataagaacttaaaattgttcttttatacAGGGCATGcgtggaaaaaaactaaaaatttttttttcctatttttagaGGGAAtcgtctaaattttaatttattttcaatttaatgagaAAGAGAGTGCTctttgatttcataaaaattcatatatcatactacaaataagttaatttcatcaacattcagatttttttcttgattcgCCTTgaatttaaatcctttttcagttatcgaaataaatttaaggaagGAAGTCTCTGTTGTTTCAATCATATGATTTAACCGTAGTGGTAATCCTTCGGTCACGAAATATTACCTTTTTATGTATAGTCGAAATAACTATACTATTAAAAACCTAGAGAAGTGGCATATTTACAGTTTTGCCCCTTCACTATATAATTAATAGGAGAATCTATTAAATATGCTTACGCCAGGAAATCTCACTACATATTCTGAAGGGAACTTGTTCTGAATCTGAATACTATGTGAGAACTGGAatataagaacaaaattatttttaataaatgatataaaatacagGGAATCTATAAATAGAGTTTACCGGCCAGGTGGCgtagcgtgcctgactgtgaTGCCAGTGGCAGCGGAATCGAATCCCGCTCAGCAGGGCGAGGATCTTTCCCTCTCTGTATGCGTTGTTATCTGTTGCGTGCTGTGTTATTTGTTGCTCTTCTTTGTGGCTTTACCTTATTAAATTGGGAAAATCATGTATTTAGTagttcatcccatcaaaataagGATTAACTGTAATCGGTACCATCTGTCATAATGTTTCTTGCACTTATATCTTCGAGGAGCCgcaaaaaatctttcataaaaatgtacagtATTGGTGCAGCCATAATTAACACCAGatttactcataaaatactttgtatttatataaaagtatttttggtaCCGATTTAAACTACACCAATTACCATTATGCCCGTAGTGCCCAGCTGTTTCTGCtgttaaaggggaaaaaatggagCTATTTCGCACGTGGTTGAAAATAGCGTTAAAATAGTTTACATGCAttaattcatacaaaattttacaataattacgAGTACAGATGTACTCGTAATACAGTAAaagtgtaatttaattaatgaattacacTTTTTGAAGATCTCTTCCTTTCATAGCGAAATTTtacgttaataattttatatccaaGCAGTcaatccaaatttttaaaaaacattttaagcaaattcaaaaaagtaaaaacatatgtttttatttatttaggagctcaataaatttcctttaactATGTTACGGAGAATGACTGAATGTCGTCTTTCACTGGTGAATGTCAACAGTCGactagtcgctttggtgaatgtccgaagtATTTGTTATGTCCaattagattattaatttattcgttgatattattatatttattcgatattttaatatctgctgaggatagatttgTTCTGCGAACTGTGCAGTGACCTTAAAAAATGGTGAACCGGGAAAATGTAAAATGGGCAGTgacactgaaccttaaaaaaacaccaGTGTAAGGTATACCGAGCAAAAGTATATCGGACAGTGACATTTatctagacctagtatatattttggacatttaccaaagtgactatgtgaaTATCAACATTTACCCGTGGAAGTCGACAACCAATGTCGGTCATTCGCAGtaactatattttgtaaattatctgTTCTATAGAAAATTATACACAATTTATATAGCTATcgagaattatataaaattagatacAGCAATATATACCGATGAAAGTTATGAGTGTGCTTATACAATAACTATTTAATGGATATTATGCAATTGAaaccttaatttatttcagGAACAACAACAATGATGGCTTCAACAGCAGAAATCGTATCGAAACGACCGTTTTTTGTGAAAATGGATGGTATCATATATCCTGGTGTCTTTTCACCCAAATGCTTCCGTGAAGCTTTAGATTACAAACCTCAAGCAGAGGACGTATTTATCGTGACTTATCCAAAATGTGGGACAACCTGGATGCAAAATGTAGCTCTTTACATTTTTCGCAAAGGAAAAAAGCTCGAAGATATGTCTCAGTTTCTGAAGTATTGCCCAAGTCTAGATATGTGTGGCAAGGAGGGCATTGAAAAGATGCCAAAACCTGGTGCGTTTAAAACTCATCTTCCTTACACCCATATGCCATATTCCTCTGaggctaaatacatttttgttgcCCGCAATCCCAAAGACTGCGCCGTGTCTCTCTTTCATCACACACGAAATCATTTTGGATTTAGGTACTGGGATGGCGAGTTTGATGAATTTTTCGAACTTTTTATGGCTGGTCAAGTGGAGTACGGTGACTACTTTGATCATTTGCTGTCTTGGTACCCTCATCGAAATGACCCCAATCTCTACCACACTACTTACGAAGATATGAAGAAAGATATAAAGAAAGTTATTGTCGATTTGGCTAAATTCCTTGGTGACGAATTCATTGGCGCAATCGAAAAAGACAATTCAGTATTCAATAACATCGTGCATTTTAGCAGTTTcgaatacatgaaaaaaaattttgatgaagtttATACCTTAAAACCAAAAGAGGGGAAGATTCTTATGGAACCGAAAACTTATGAAGGTTTGCAGTATATTGAGCGATCAATCTCTGAAATGGATTTGCCAAAAGAGTTACCTAAATGGAATAGTGTCCGTAAAGGAATCGTTGGAGATTGGAAAAATGCTTTGACTGAAGAACAAGTTGAAAGCTTGGACAGGAAGTTCATGGAGAAGACTAAAGGAACAAGTATTCCGAATTGGTTTTCCATTTCATCAAACTGAGACTATCTACATATGTAAATGTTATTATCCCAAGTTATTACCCCAATAGTAATGACCCCAATCTCTACTACAtcacttacaaaaaaaaaaattaagaaagatataaagaaattaattgtcGATTCTCGGCGATGGAATCATTGGCGCTATTGAAAGAGACAATTCAGATTTCAATAACATGGtgaatttcagtaattttgaatgcataaaaaagaattttgatgaagtttataactaaaaatcaaAAGCAGGCGAGATACTTACGAAACCGAAAACTTATGAAGGTTTGCAGCATATTAGacaattaatttctgaaatggatttgctattaatttctgaatgaaatttattagtaaagAAATCGTTGGAGATTGGAAAAAAGCTTTGATTAAAGAGCAGTTGAAAAACTGGACAGGAAACACATATTCCGAATAGGTTttccatttcataaaaatggcgATAACTACATATGTAAATACTATTACAAATGTAAACGCTGTAAAAGTTATTagagcataaatttttaaaggaaaaaacttttatttaagtataaagattaaagaatattatacattttttagttgttgttgaTTAGTTTTTACTAagtacaataagaaaaaaaaattactgattaatAAAATCAGATTAAGTAAACTATTTCACTAACTTATACAAGCTTTACACATTTCTTGCATTTTATAATGGTGATAGAAAATTTACGTTAATGCTAGTTGGAAATTACTTTACCATTCGCGATTGCagcgaactatagggggcgttgttgtatgagacgaatacctgcgatttctatatgaacagtcattcaattgggtataatatagcctacgtcacaggttgtgttgttcctactaaatttaacccatgaacggcattttctgtgagcctaacttcaagccacaaataaacaaacgaagtgttcgatcgtttaaatagctgctcgccagattttattgcattataaagaaaagttattgaaactaaatgcaactaaataaacaacaacaattaaaacaaataacaacaactactaataataataactaaataaacaacaactaaattccattcgtttagcattgcgtcatatgttgttcctactaaatcgaagtagttgtgtttttttcatattatacccaattactctggagacgtctt
This window encodes:
- the LOC107446057 gene encoding sulfotransferase ssu-1 is translated as MMASTAEIVSKRPFFVKMDGIIYPGVFSPKCFREALDYKPQAEDVFIVTYPKCGTTWMQNVALYIFRKGKKLEDMSQFLKYCPSLDMCGKEGIEKMPKPGAFKTHLPYTHMPYSSEAKYIFVARNPKDCAVSLFHHTRNHFGFRYWDGEFDEFFELFMAGQVEYGDYFDHLLSWYPHRNDPNLYHTTYEDMKKDIKKVIVDLAKFLGDEFIGAIEKDNSVFNNIVHFSSFEYMKKNFDEVYTLKPKEGKILMEPKTYEGLQYIERSISEMDLPKELPKWNSVRKGIVGDWKNALTEEQVESLDRKFMEKTKGTSIPNWFSISSN